The Parashewanella spongiae genome has a window encoding:
- a CDS encoding ISAs1 family transposase gives MNTDLSLIMDVMKEIEQVEDHRVEANKEYDLADIIFLTIAAVLCGATGWKAINIFGEAQLDWLRQYRPFSNGIPTRHSIGRIIRGVKAESMMSCFINFSNTLRERDGKEHISFDGKVACGSKHGDDIAALQLMTAMVVDNGLIIRQQETSTKTNEIPVMQSMLKHMDIENAVITADAMHCQKETATLIREGKGDYVLQVKKNQGKLLAEIEAYFHKCYRDTPELLKQNHFTELDGEHGRINERHYRLLPITNWFDETAKFVGSQAVVEVTRMREMKNKSSHETSYYITSLASDVEGIAGYI, from the coding sequence ATGAATACTGATTTGAGTCTGATTATGGACGTAATGAAAGAGATTGAACAAGTTGAAGATCATCGTGTTGAAGCTAATAAAGAGTATGATTTAGCTGATATTATTTTTCTTACAATTGCCGCGGTGCTTTGTGGTGCTACAGGCTGGAAAGCCATCAACATTTTCGGTGAAGCTCAATTAGATTGGTTAAGACAATATCGGCCATTTAGTAATGGCATCCCGACACGACACTCAATCGGACGGATAATTAGAGGTGTTAAAGCCGAAAGTATGATGTCTTGCTTTATTAACTTTTCCAATACATTACGGGAGCGAGATGGTAAAGAGCATATCAGTTTTGATGGTAAAGTTGCTTGTGGCTCTAAACACGGTGATGACATAGCGGCGCTTCAACTAATGACGGCAATGGTTGTAGATAATGGGCTGATAATACGTCAACAAGAAACGTCGACCAAAACGAATGAAATCCCAGTAATGCAATCCATGCTAAAACACATGGATATTGAAAATGCAGTGATTACCGCTGACGCCATGCACTGCCAGAAAGAAACTGCAACCTTAATACGTGAAGGAAAAGGTGATTACGTTCTTCAAGTGAAAAAGAATCAAGGTAAATTACTTGCTGAAATAGAAGCTTATTTTCATAAGTGCTATCGAGACACACCAGAGCTTTTAAAGCAGAATCACTTTACAGAGTTAGACGGTGAGCACGGACGAATAAATGAAAGACATTATCGCCTTTTGCCAATTACAAATTGGTTTGACGAAACGGCTAAATTTGTAGGCAGTCAGGCCGTTGTTGAAGTCACTCGGATGCGAGAAATGAAGAATAAATCAAGCCATGAAACGTCTTATTACATAACCTCGTTAGCCAGTGACGTGGAAGGCATCGCTGGATATATATAG
- a CDS encoding IS66 family transposase, whose product MSKPFTDIDHNALEALIVRVTEAKEHELALSPEDCQLLLDALVTLSTMQQRLTNHDVTVHKLRKLLGIEKSSEALSRVSKSNKGSGKHTAGKNRKPKESDEDFTPAKPVVIVHQSTDVKKGDNCLECHMGKMYKTDPGSLLRITGQSPFKPEQHVMERFRCNACGAYATAALPVEVLADGSEQQKYGYSARSLMAIHKYFAGLPFYRQGSIQKLLGVKITASTVFDQVEYVANDIYPVYQMLVNLAADAKHYYLDDTTHRILDATPIEKPVRNSDKTQMRSGVYTSGVIATTQANDSIVLFETNIGHAGEFIDSLLHKRGTHQSRPIMMSDALVSNRPTVRECLLSLCNSHARRQFVDVINHFPDEVEHVLTRYGEIWAYEQHTKEQKFTATERLSYHQQHSLPVMKTIKQWCTTHLNDETVEENSGLGKAMRYFVKHYVGLSYFCHYEGVYIDNNRIEAMLKIIVRDRKNAMFHKTLLGATIGDVITSMIATASEAGINVFEYFTFLQREKDKVKTNPEEYLPWNYRETVGTEK is encoded by the coding sequence ATGAGTAAACCGTTTACTGATATCGACCACAACGCGCTGGAAGCACTGATAGTTCGTGTTACTGAAGCCAAAGAGCATGAATTAGCACTGTCTCCAGAAGATTGTCAGTTGTTACTTGATGCCTTAGTGACGTTATCGACGATGCAGCAACGATTAACCAATCACGATGTCACCGTGCACAAATTGCGTAAGTTACTTGGCATTGAAAAGTCTTCAGAAGCCTTGTCTCGTGTCAGTAAAAGCAATAAAGGAAGCGGTAAACACACTGCGGGTAAAAATCGTAAACCCAAAGAGAGCGATGAAGATTTCACTCCCGCTAAGCCAGTTGTGATAGTGCATCAGAGTACAGATGTGAAAAAAGGTGATAACTGCCTAGAGTGCCACATGGGTAAAATGTACAAAACCGACCCAGGCAGTTTACTGCGTATCACAGGGCAAAGTCCGTTTAAGCCAGAGCAGCATGTCATGGAGCGCTTTCGCTGTAATGCTTGTGGCGCTTACGCTACCGCCGCTTTGCCAGTTGAAGTGTTAGCCGACGGGAGCGAGCAACAAAAATACGGCTACTCAGCTCGGTCATTAATGGCCATACACAAGTATTTTGCCGGGTTGCCGTTTTATCGCCAAGGGAGCATTCAAAAGCTGCTTGGTGTCAAAATCACTGCGTCTACTGTGTTTGACCAAGTTGAATATGTGGCCAATGATATTTACCCTGTTTATCAAATGTTGGTTAACCTCGCGGCCGATGCGAAGCATTATTATCTCGATGACACGACTCACCGAATTTTGGATGCTACGCCAATAGAAAAACCGGTGCGTAACAGTGACAAGACACAAATGCGCAGCGGCGTGTACACATCAGGTGTTATTGCGACCACTCAAGCCAATGATAGTATCGTGTTGTTTGAAACTAATATTGGTCATGCTGGCGAATTCATCGATAGCCTGTTGCACAAACGCGGTACTCATCAATCTAGGCCGATAATGATGAGTGACGCTCTGGTCAGTAATCGCCCTACGGTAAGAGAATGTCTGCTGTCATTGTGTAACAGTCATGCCAGACGACAATTTGTTGATGTCATTAACCATTTCCCCGATGAAGTCGAGCACGTACTGACACGTTATGGTGAAATTTGGGCTTACGAGCAGCACACTAAAGAGCAAAAGTTTACGGCAACAGAAAGGCTGAGTTACCATCAGCAACATTCGTTGCCTGTAATGAAAACCATCAAGCAGTGGTGTACAACACACCTTAACGATGAAACAGTTGAAGAGAATAGTGGTTTAGGTAAGGCGATGCGATATTTTGTCAAACACTATGTTGGCTTGAGCTATTTTTGCCACTACGAAGGTGTATACATCGATAATAACCGTATCGAAGCCATGTTAAAAATCATCGTTCGTGACCGAAAAAATGCGATGTTCCATAAGACGTTACTTGGCGCTACGATTGGTGATGTCATCACGTCAATGATTGCAACAGCAAGTGAAGCTGGCATCAATGTGTTTGAGTATTTCACATTTTTACAGAGAGAGAAGGATAAAGTGAAAACCAACCCTGAAGAATACCTACCGTGGAATTATCGAGAAACAGTCGGCACTGAAAAATAA
- a CDS encoding ISAs1 family transposase, with the protein MTRLPYGYIRKHWTIENSQHWVLDVTFKEDDCKIYADDGAKNLATIKRKVLNLIKNHSSKDSVADKIQRACWDAKFRAEILFGE; encoded by the coding sequence TTGACCCGTTTGCCCTATGGATATATACGGAAGCACTGGACAATTGAAAATAGTCAGCATTGGGTTCTCGATGTCACTTTTAAAGAGGATGACTGTAAAATTTATGCTGATGATGGTGCAAAAAATTTAGCAACTATTAAGCGAAAGGTTTTGAACTTAATTAAAAATCACTCTTCAAAAGACAGTGTGGCTGACAAGATACAGCGAGCCTGCTGGGATGCAAAATTTAGGGCTGAGATTTTATTTGGAGAATAA
- a CDS encoding IS630 family transposase (programmed frameshift) codes for MRVKYHVRLSNEERSMLEALIKQKKPRVAQHKKRHAQILLAIDENNSPLTNQQIAKALNISPLAVTCLRKRFVEEGLEVAVNSKHSHQGRRRIMDGEAEAHLIVLACSTPPEGRCRWTLNLLRDKMIELKYIDNISRTSVHYCFKKNELKPWLKEEWCIPKEENAAFVSAMEDILELYKLPYNPKRPLVCLDETSKQQVKEVRNPLPLVSGYPERYDTEYERNGVSNLFMIFEPLAGWRHVEVTEHRTAIDWAHQVKALVDGRYKDAETIVLVEDNLNTHTPASFYKAFEPEEARRLINKIEFHYTPKHGSWLDMAEIELSILSRQCLNRRIPDQETLNTEVEAWVTERNESKAKMNWQFTTEEARIKLKKLYPVLPE; via the exons ATGAGGGTTAAATACCACGTTCGTTTGAGTAATGAAGAACGTTCAATGCTTGAGGCTTTGATAAAGCAGAAGAAACCACGTGTTGCTCAACATAAGAAACGACACGCCCAAATTTTACTTGCTATTGATGAGAATAATTCGCCACTGACCAATCAACAGATTGCTAAAGCACTAAACATCTCACCACTTGCAGTAACGTGCCTTAGAAAGCGTTTTGTCGAAGAAGGATTAGAAGTCGCTGTGAATAGCAAACACAGCCATCAAGGCCGCAGACGCATAATGGATGGCGAAGCCGAAGCCCACCTAATTGTACTGGCCTGCTCTACGCCTCCTGAAGGACGTTGCCGTTGGACATTAAATCTTCTTAGAGACAAGATGATTGAACTCAAATATATCGATAACATATCAAGAACTTCTGTTCATTAT TGCTTTAAAAAAAACGAACTTAAACCATGGCTTAAAGAAGAGTGGTGTATACCTAAAGAGGAAAACGCTGCTTTCGTGAGTGCTATGGAAGATATATTAGAACTCTATAAACTTCCTTACAATCCTAAGCGTCCTTTAGTATGCCTTGATGAAACCAGCAAACAACAAGTTAAAGAAGTTCGCAATCCGTTACCCTTAGTTTCAGGTTATCCAGAGCGATACGATACAGAGTATGAGCGTAACGGTGTCAGCAACCTGTTCATGATATTTGAGCCTTTAGCGGGCTGGCGACATGTTGAAGTCACTGAACACAGAACGGCCATTGATTGGGCTCATCAAGTAAAAGCCTTAGTAGACGGGCGTTATAAGGACGCTGAGACAATTGTATTAGTTGAGGATAACTTGAATACTCATACACCGGCTTCATTTTATAAGGCCTTCGAACCAGAAGAAGCTCGTAGGTTGATCAATAAAATAGAATTTCATTACACGCCAAAGCACGGAAGTTGGTTGGATATGGCTGAAATTGAATTAAGTATCTTGAGCAGGCAATGCTTAAACCGAAGAATACCCGATCAGGAAACACTAAATACTGAAGTCGAAGCCTGGGTTACCGAGCGTAATGAGTCCAAGGCTAAGATGAACTGGCAGTTCACGACTGAGGAGGCACGTATAAAATTAAAGAAACTTTACCCCGTACTCCCAGAGTAA
- a CDS encoding ISAs1 family transposase, translating into MKTTTISNFFDGLPDPRMSRTLHHPLINIITITLCAVICGCDNFNAIEEYGKSKKKWFETFLDMPHGVPSHDTFNDVLNRLCPKAFHAAFIAWAQYLCTIDEDIIPLDGKTLRRTLDKVNEVPAIHIVNAWSVKNNLCLGQMKVDGKSNEITAIPKLLELLDIKGATITTDAMGCQFKIADKIIEKKANYIFALKGSQGEFFEDIKLFLDTELESRFKKIHCDMFEEVDKDHGRIEQRKVWVTSDVEWLRKRHSRWSSLNSIVVVESTREQKGIEKTMERRYYISSHLKPKAEFISNAIRSHWFVENKLHWQLDVSFDEDSCRLRSGNAAENMAIMNKTALNMLKNEKTAKVGIKSKRLKAGWDEEYLMKVLTVGKLAV; encoded by the coding sequence ATGAAAACTACGACAATCAGCAACTTTTTTGATGGCCTACCCGACCCTCGTATGTCACGAACTTTACATCATCCTCTGATTAACATTATAACCATTACTCTATGTGCGGTTATCTGTGGCTGCGATAATTTCAATGCTATTGAAGAATATGGGAAATCGAAGAAAAAATGGTTCGAAACTTTTTTAGATATGCCTCATGGCGTCCCAAGCCATGATACCTTTAACGATGTTCTCAACCGCTTATGTCCTAAGGCTTTTCATGCCGCTTTTATAGCGTGGGCGCAATACCTTTGTACAATTGACGAAGATATCATTCCTCTTGATGGCAAGACACTGAGAAGAACTCTGGATAAAGTGAATGAAGTTCCAGCAATACATATCGTTAATGCTTGGTCAGTAAAAAATAATCTTTGCTTAGGGCAAATGAAAGTTGACGGTAAAAGCAACGAGATAACAGCCATTCCTAAGTTGTTAGAGCTCCTCGATATTAAAGGGGCAACCATTACCACTGATGCAATGGGTTGCCAGTTTAAAATTGCCGATAAAATCATTGAAAAAAAAGCTAATTATATTTTCGCCCTTAAAGGTAGCCAAGGTGAGTTCTTTGAAGATATCAAATTATTTTTAGATACAGAACTCGAGTCTAGATTTAAAAAAATTCACTGCGATATGTTTGAGGAAGTCGATAAAGATCACGGTCGAATTGAACAAAGAAAAGTTTGGGTCACGTCTGACGTAGAGTGGCTCAGAAAACGCCATAGTAGATGGTCAAGCTTAAACAGCATTGTAGTCGTAGAATCTACTAGGGAACAAAAAGGGATAGAGAAGACCATGGAAAGACGCTATTACATCAGTAGTCATTTGAAACCTAAAGCTGAGTTTATCTCAAATGCAATACGTTCTCATTGGTTTGTTGAAAATAAACTCCACTGGCAACTGGATGTAAGCTTTGATGAAGACTCATGTCGGTTAAGAAGTGGAAACGCAGCAGAGAATATGGCTATCATGAATAAAACAGCACTCAACATGCTGAAAAATGAGAAAACAGCAAAAGTAGGAATAAAAAGCAAACGTTTAAAAGCGGGCTGGGATGAAGAATATTTGATGAAGGTATTAACTGTGGGCAAACTGGCTGTCTAA
- a CDS encoding type II toxin-antitoxin system YafQ family toxin has translation MYQLEYSSQFKKDFKKVAKLAIPDVIEVGHVITALQQGQTLAAKYVDHALSGNWANYRDYHVKPDLVLIFKVEDNTLKLARIGSHSELFR, from the coding sequence ATGTATCAACTCGAATACTCGAGCCAATTTAAGAAAGATTTTAAAAAGGTCGCTAAACTTGCAATTCCAGATGTGATTGAAGTCGGTCATGTCATAACCGCATTGCAGCAAGGGCAAACGCTAGCGGCGAAATATGTAGATCATGCTTTATCAGGTAATTGGGCTAATTATCGAGACTACCATGTTAAGCCTGATTTAGTTTTGATATTTAAAGTAGAAGATAATACCCTGAAGCTCGCAAGAATTGGCTCACACAGTGAATTGTTTCGTTAA
- a CDS encoding type II toxin-antitoxin system RelB/DinJ family antitoxin, giving the protein MKTEMLSTRIDQDTKLAFIHICDEVGLSPSQALKLFAKAVINYGGIPFELRSRTPNAKTLEAIKELEDSKGNKADDVKALFKELGVNEA; this is encoded by the coding sequence ATGAAGACAGAAATGCTCAGCACTCGTATCGATCAAGATACCAAATTGGCCTTCATTCACATCTGTGATGAGGTAGGGTTAAGCCCATCACAAGCGCTCAAATTGTTTGCTAAAGCGGTGATCAATTATGGCGGTATCCCGTTTGAACTGCGCTCAAGAACACCTAATGCAAAGACACTGGAAGCTATTAAAGAACTTGAAGATAGTAAAGGCAACAAAGCTGATGATGTCAAAGCGTTATTTAAAGAGCTCGGAGTGAATGAGGCATAA
- a CDS encoding IS66 family transposase, whose protein sequence is MSKPFTDIDHNALEALIVRVTEAKEHELALSPEDCQLLLDALVTLSTMQQRLTNHDVTVHKLRKLLGIEKSSEALSRVSKSNKGSGKHTAGKNRKPKESDEDFTPAKPVVIVHQSTDVKKGDNCLECHMGKMYKTDPGSLLRITGQSPFKPEQHVMERFRCNACGAYATAALPVEVLADGSEQQKYGYSARSLMAIHKYFAGLPFYRQGSIQKLLGVKITASTVFDQVEYVANDIYPVYQMLVNLAADAKHYYLDDTTHRILDATPIEKPVRNSDKTQMRSGVYTSGVIATTQANDSIVLFETNIGHADEFIDSLLHKRGTHQSRPIMMSDALVSNRPTVRECLLSLCNSHARRQFVDVINHFPDEVEHVLTRYGEIWAYEQHTKEQKFTATERLSYHQQHSLPVMKTIKQWCTTHLNDETVEENSGLGKAMRYFVKHYVGLSYFCHYEGVYIDNNRIEAMLKIIVRDRKNAMFHKTLLGATIGDVITSMIATASEAGINVFEYFTFLQREKDKVKTNPEEYLPWNYRETVGTEK, encoded by the coding sequence ATGAGTAAACCGTTTACTGATATCGACCACAACGCGCTGGAAGCACTGATAGTTCGTGTTACTGAAGCCAAAGAGCATGAGTTAGCACTGTCTCCAGAAGATTGTCAGTTGTTACTTGATGCCTTAGTGACGTTATCGACGATGCAGCAACGATTAACCAATCACGATGTCACCGTGCACAAATTGCGTAAGTTACTTGGCATTGAAAAGTCTTCAGAAGCCTTGTCTCGTGTCAGTAAAAGCAATAAAGGAAGCGGTAAACACACTGCGGGTAAAAATCGTAAACCCAAAGAGAGCGATGAAGATTTCACTCCCGCTAAGCCAGTTGTGATAGTGCATCAGAGTACAGATGTGAAAAAAGGTGATAACTGCCTAGAGTGCCACATGGGTAAAATGTACAAAACCGACCCAGGCAGTTTACTGCGTATCACAGGGCAAAGTCCGTTTAAGCCAGAGCAGCATGTCATGGAGCGCTTTCGCTGTAATGCTTGTGGCGCTTACGCTACCGCCGCTTTGCCAGTTGAAGTGTTAGCCGACGGGAGCGAGCAACAAAAATACGGCTACTCAGCTCGGTCATTAATGGCCATACACAAGTATTTTGCCGGGTTGCCGTTTTATCGCCAAGGGAGCATTCAAAAGCTGCTTGGTGTCAAAATCACCGCGTCTACTGTGTTTGACCAAGTTGAATATGTGGCCAATGATATTTACCCTGTTTATCAAATGTTGGTTAACCTCGCGGCCGATGCGAAGCATTATTATCTCGATGACACGACTCACCGAATTTTGGATGCTACGCCAATAGAAAAACCGGTGCGTAACAGTGACAAGACACAAATGCGCAGCGGCGTGTACACATCAGGTGTTATTGCGACCACTCAAGCCAATGATAGTATCGTGTTGTTTGAAACTAATATTGGTCATGCTGACGAATTCATCGATAGCCTGTTGCACAAACGCGGTACTCATCAATCTAGGCCGATAATGATGAGTGACGCTCTGGTCAGTAATCGCCCTACGGTAAGAGAATGTCTGCTGTCATTGTGTAACAGTCATGCCAGACGACAATTTGTTGATGTCATTAACCATTTCCCCGATGAAGTCGAGCACGTACTGACACGTTATGGTGAAATTTGGGCTTACGAGCAGCACACTAAAGAGCAAAAGTTTACGGCAACAGAAAGGCTGAGTTACCATCAGCAACATTCGTTGCCTGTAATGAAAACCATCAAGCAGTGGTGTACAACACACCTTAACGATGAAACAGTTGAAGAAAATAGTGGTTTAGGTAAGGCGATGCGATATTTTGTCAAACATTATGTTGGCTTGAGCTATTTTTGCCACTACGAAGGTGTATACATCGATAATAATCGTATCGAAGCCATGTTAAAAATCATCGTTCGTGACCGAAAAAATGCGATGTTCCATAAGACGTTACTTGGCGCTACGATTGGTGATGTCATCACGTCAATGATTGCAACAGCAAGTGAAGCTGGCATCAATGTGTTTGAGTATTTCACATTTTTACAGAGAGAGAAGGATAAAGTGAAAACCAATCCTGAAGAATACCTACCGTGGAATTATCGAGAAACAGTCGGCACTGAAAAATAA
- a CDS encoding ISAs1 family transposase — protein sequence MNTDLSLIMDVMKEIEQVEDHRVEANKEYDLADIIFLTIAAVLCGATGWKAINIFGEAQLDWLRQYRPFSNGIPTRHSIGRIIRGVKAESMMSCFINFSNTLRERDGKEHISFDGKVACGSKHGDDIAALQLMTAMVVDNGLIIRQQETSTKTNEIPVMQSMLKHMDIENAVITADAMHCQKETATLIREGKGDYVLQVKKNQGKLLAEIEAYFHKCYRDTPELLKQNHFTELDGEHGRINERHYRLLPITNWFDETAKFVGSQAVVEVTRMREMKNKSSHETSYYITSLASDVEGIAGYIRKHWTIENSQHWVLDVTFKEDDCKIYADDGAKNLATIRRKVLNLIKNHSSKDSVADKIQRACWDAKFRAEILFGE from the coding sequence ATGAATACTGATTTGAGTCTGATTATGGACGTAATGAAAGAGATTGAACAAGTTGAAGATCATCGTGTTGAAGCTAATAAAGAGTATGATTTAGCTGATATTATTTTTCTTACAATTGCCGCGGTGCTTTGTGGTGCTACAGGCTGGAAAGCCATCAACATTTTCGGTGAAGCTCAATTAGATTGGTTAAGACAATATCGGCCATTTAGTAATGGCATCCCGACACGACACTCAATCGGACGGATAATTAGAGGTGTTAAAGCCGAAAGTATGATGTCTTGCTTTATTAACTTTTCCAATACATTACGGGAGCGAGATGGTAAAGAGCATATCAGTTTTGATGGTAAAGTTGCTTGTGGCTCTAAACACGGTGATGACATAGCGGCGCTTCAACTAATGACGGCAATGGTTGTAGATAATGGGCTGATAATACGTCAACAAGAAACGTCGACCAAAACGAATGAAATCCCAGTAATGCAATCCATGCTAAAACACATGGATATTGAAAATGCAGTGATTACCGCTGACGCCATGCACTGCCAGAAAGAAACTGCAACCTTAATACGTGAAGGAAAAGGTGATTACGTTCTTCAAGTGAAAAAGAATCAAGGTAAATTACTTGCTGAAATAGAAGCTTATTTTCATAAGTGCTATCGAGACACACCAGAGCTTTTAAAGCAGAATCACTTTACAGAGTTAGACGGTGAGCACGGACGAATAAATGAAAGACATTATCGCCTTTTGCCAATTACAAATTGGTTTGACGAAACGGCTAAATTTGTAGGCAGTCAGGCCGTTGTTGAAGTCACTCGGATGCGAGAAATGAAGAATAAATCAAGCCATGAAACGTCTTATTACATAACCTCGTTAGCCAGTGACGTGGAAGGCATCGCTGGATATATACGGAAGCACTGGACAATTGAAAATAGTCAGCATTGGGTTCTCGATGTCACTTTTAAAGAGGATGACTGTAAAATTTATGCTGATGATGGTGCAAAAAATTTAGCAACTATTAGGCGAAAGGTTTTGAACTTAATTAAAAATCACTCTTCAAAAGACAGTGTGGCTGACAAGATACAGCGAGCCTGCTGGGATGCAAAATTTAGGGCTGAGATTTTATTTGGAGAATAA
- a CDS encoding IS630 family transposase gives MFMLALKTQLSQDEAMKQLVSDVAPPSPVKSGRSARIDYEYKRVSVANIFMFFDRHRGWRKAKATQSKTAVDFAQCMKELVDEHYPDAHKIHVVMDNYTTHTAGSLYKAFKPEEALRILNKLEFHFTPKHASWLNMVEIEIGNMNQQCLDRRIESWEMLHKELSAWEMRRNDAQASINWMFNVDGAREKFTKAYANINQS, from the coding sequence ATGTTTATGCTCGCCCTAAAAACTCAGCTGAGCCAGGACGAAGCGATGAAGCAATTGGTTTCAGATGTTGCCCCTCCATCCCCAGTAAAATCAGGGCGATCAGCCAGAATCGATTATGAATATAAGCGGGTTAGCGTGGCTAATATTTTCATGTTTTTTGACCGCCATCGAGGCTGGAGAAAGGCTAAGGCAACACAGAGTAAGACCGCAGTAGATTTCGCTCAGTGCATGAAAGAACTTGTCGATGAACACTATCCGGATGCACATAAAATTCATGTGGTAATGGATAATTACACGACACATACGGCAGGCTCGTTATACAAAGCATTTAAGCCAGAAGAGGCGCTAAGGATTTTGAACAAACTTGAATTTCATTTCACGCCTAAGCATGCCAGTTGGCTCAATATGGTTGAAATAGAAATCGGTAATATGAATCAACAATGCTTAGATCGTCGCATAGAAAGCTGGGAAATGCTGCACAAAGAGCTTTCGGCTTGGGAGATGCGGAGAAACGATGCGCAGGCAAGCATAAATTGGATGTTTAATGTCGACGGTGCACGTGAGAAATTCACGAAAGCTTATGCAAATATCAATCAATCATAA
- the tnpB gene encoding IS66 family insertion sequence element accessory protein TnpB (TnpB, as the term is used for proteins encoded by IS66 family insertion elements, is considered an accessory protein, since TnpC, encoded by a neighboring gene, is a DDE family transposase.): MIYLTSNSRIFIATQPADFRCSIDGLAAVCQQRLSSNPRSGSIFVFINRNKTMIRALTYEHNGFWLMTKRLSKGKFHGWPRHHGVMQPMAAAQLRQLLSGEPYLSSSRLK, encoded by the coding sequence ATGATCTATTTAACTTCCAACAGTCGTATCTTCATTGCGACTCAGCCTGCTGATTTTCGCTGTAGTATCGATGGACTGGCGGCCGTGTGCCAACAGCGCTTGTCGAGTAATCCGCGTTCAGGCTCGATATTCGTCTTCATTAATCGCAACAAAACCATGATACGAGCCCTCACTTATGAGCATAATGGCTTTTGGCTGATGACCAAACGGTTATCAAAAGGAAAATTTCATGGATGGCCACGTCATCATGGCGTTATGCAACCGATGGCTGCGGCACAATTACGGCAATTACTGAGTGGTGAACCTTATTTATCTTCAAGTCGATTGAAATAA
- the tnpB gene encoding IS66 family insertion sequence element accessory protein TnpB (TnpB, as the term is used for proteins encoded by IS66 family insertion elements, is considered an accessory protein, since TnpC, encoded by a neighboring gene, is a DDE family transposase.): MIYLTSNSRIFIATQPADFRCSIDGLAAVCQQRLSSNPRSGSIFVFINRNKTMIRALTYEHNGFWLMTKRLSKGKFHGWPRHHGVMQPMAAAQLRQLLSGEPYLSSSRLK, encoded by the coding sequence ATGATCTATTTAACTTCCAACAGTCGTATCTTCATTGCGACTCAGCCTGCTGATTTTCGCTGTAGTATCGATGGACTGGCGGCCGTGTGCCAACAGCGCTTGTCGAGTAATCCGCGTTCAGGCTCGATATTCGTCTTCATTAATCGCAACAAAACCATGATACGAGCCCTCACTTATGAGCATAATGGCTTTTGGCTGATGACCAAACGGTTATCAAAAGGAAAATTTCATGGATGGCCACGTCATCATGGCGTTATGCAACCGATGGCTGCGGCACAATTACGGCAATTACTGAGTGGTGAACCTTATTTATCTTCAAGTCGCTTGAAATAA